The segment ACCTTTGCTCCCTGACTAGCAGCATAGCGAGCGAGGGTGACATCATCACAAAACGAGCGACGGGCACTGCTGTAGCCATCAAGGCTTTCCAAGAGCGATCGCCGCACTAAAAAGCATTGTCCGTTTGCCATCACCCGTGATGGATCCGAATTGGTGCCGCTGGGGCCAAACCGATAGACTAACGTCATTAACAGTGAAGGTTGCAGCCAAAATTCACCCAAATTCTTGAGAATAAATTGGGGGGCTAAGGATAGGAGATCGTACTGTTGTTGCTGAGCCGTGTGAATGATGCTAGCGACTAGGCCCGGACGCGGTTGTGTGTCAGCATCTATGCCCAAAATCCAATGACTGTCTGGAGAGCTGTGGAGGAACCCGTTATGCAGCGCCCAAGGACGACCAACCCAATCTGCTGGTAATGGATCATCGTTGATCAGACGAAAGCGGGAATCGCACTGAGCTGCTGCTTTCACTAGGTCAGGGGTGCCATCTTGCGAGTAGCTATCCACGATAATAATTTCACGCACCTCATGGCCCTGCTGTGCTAGCCCTTGCAGACAGGGTGTGATGCGATTAGCTTCATTCAAAGTAGGAACGATGATCGACACAGTGCCAGCCGTATCTGGAGACGACGGAACCGGTACCAACGGTGGATAGCGTCCTGGGCCTTTAACTAAGCGCGTTAAGAGAATAGCAACGGCTGGAACTTGAATTGTTAATGAAGTTAACGCTAGCGCGCTCCAAATCAAAACTAAATTGTTAGCCACGTTAACCATGCGCTAATCGCTTACCGGCGAGGGAACGGGCAGGTCAGCATTCGAGGCAACGGCTGACTGCACAGATTGCACTTGAGCAGGCTGTGGTAACAATAGCGATGACACCGAGGCGCTCGTCGCTCCTGGTTGGGCTGCCCGCCAGAGCACTATAGCAGGTAGCAAGCCAAGAGCAGTTGCCAGAATGCAGGGAACCCAAATGCCTGCCGAGAGGGTAATGGTGGCACCAAAGACGAAGTTGACTAGGTAAATTCCCAAGGGCAGGAGCAAGTCCGATCGCTTAATTGGCAGCGGTTCACGTCCCCAAAATAAGGATGCTACGGTCATAAACAGCACTCCCGTGCCCATCCAGCCAGCAAAGTTCTGGTAAGGCATTCCATAAAAGGCTCCGGGTTGCCTCCATTCCCAAAAGCGGATGGCATCTTGGCTCATGGCGAAGTCCAAAACAATGTCCCAAGCAGTGAGCAGAACTGCTCCAAGGGCGATCGCCGCGACTTGGCGTACCCATACATTAACGGTTTTGAATCGAGATTCCAGCCCAACACGGGCCAACACATAGGCCGAAAATCCTAGATAGAACCAAGACAGTGGAATGGTGAAGGGGACTAACCCTGCGATTTTGTAGCCTAGACCATCAAGGTAACCATAGTGTCCAAAGGGAAAACCCGTACTAGTCCCCAGCAGTTCACTTCCCAGGGAGAGAAATACAGCAGGCAAAAGAAATGTAAGGCAACGTTTCAGCCCCAATAGACGGTAGGCATACACTGCTGCTGCGATCGCGCCCAGAATCATGTAGGTTGCACCACCTGCCGTCATGCCCCACCGAAACAGCACTTGACCGACGCTAGACAATGAGACTATGAAATCGGGCCGGGGCAACACGAACAACAACCCACCCAGTCCAAATGCCATAGCAGCCACATGTCCACCAAGGCAGGCGCGCTCGACGATCGCCAAATGCTTCATACAGACTCCCCGAAAGTAAATTGACAACTCACAACAGCTTGTTCATAAGTCTACACAATTTTATTTATAAAATGTTTACAAAATTAGGTTGCAGTAGTCACCGTTTAGCAACGAATTTCTCCTAGGTTTGATAGCGTTGCTAAGAGCAGGTCAAACGTTCAAAACTAGCGCGGGTAGCAATAGCTGATGCCTGTAGTGCATCTAGTTCAGCTTTGGTTAGGTCTAGTTCTACAATCTGCTCAATGCCAGAGCCTCCCAACCGACAGGGCACACCAATAAATAGGTCGTTAAGGCCATACTCGCCTTGTAGGTAGGCAGAAATGGGCAACAGACTAGATTGATTATGAAGAATAGCTTCTACCATGCGACAGGCAGAAGAGGCTGGAGCGTAAAAAGCTCCGCCAGTTTTCAACAGTTGCACAACTTCAGCGCCGCCATCACGGGTGCGGGCAACTAGCCGCTCGATCGTCGCCGCATCCATCAACTCTGTGATTGGCACGCCGTTAACTGTGGAATAGCGTGGCAAGGGCACCATCTGGTCACCATGGCCACCTAGAACGAGGGTGGTGACAGAGCGAACAGACACGCCTAGTTCCCAAGCAATGAAGCGTTGGAAGCGGGCAGAGTCTAGTATTCCCGCCATACCCATTACCCGGTGCGCAGGCAGGCCACTAACTTGCCATGCCACATGCGCCATGACATCCAGGGGATTGGTAATGATAATCAGCAAAGCATTGGGGGACTGGGCGATCGCCCGTTGGGTGGCTTGGGTGACGATCGGTGCGTTGGTCACAGCTAAATCATCGCGGGTCATGCCAGGTTTGCGGGGCAGGCCAGCAGCAATGATCACAATATCCGACCCTGCTGTATCAGCGTAGTCATTAGTGCCGATAATGCGGCGATCGTGCCCTTCCAGACCACTAGCCTCCATCAAATCTAGGGCTAGTCCCTGAGGACGGCCTTCAACAATATCCAATAGA is part of the Cyanobacteriota bacterium genome and harbors:
- a CDS encoding glycosyltransferase, which produces MVNVANNLVLIWSALALTSLTIQVPAVAILLTRLVKGPGRYPPLVPVPSSPDTAGTVSIIVPTLNEANRITPCLQGLAQQGHEVREIIIVDSYSQDGTPDLVKAAAQCDSRFRLINDDPLPADWVGRPWALHNGFLHSSPDSHWILGIDADTQPRPGLVASIIHTAQQQQYDLLSLAPQFILKNLGEFWLQPSLLMTLVYRFGPSGTNSDPSRVMANGQCFLVRRSLLESLDGYSSARRSFCDDVTLARYAASQGAKVGFLDGRNLIQVRMYEGAMETWREWGRSLDLKDASTRAQIWGDIWFLLAVQGLPLPMLAISTTLLLLGYGNPVLLANVGLNSFLVLVRTLLLVAIAPAYDFTQARQSWTFWLSPLSDPLAWLRITLSSLQTPKRWRGRQYQ
- a CDS encoding carotenoid biosynthesis protein, coding for MKHLAIVERACLGGHVAAMAFGLGGLLFVLPRPDFIVSLSSVGQVLFRWGMTAGGATYMILGAIAAAVYAYRLLGLKRCLTFLLPAVFLSLGSELLGTSTGFPFGHYGYLDGLGYKIAGLVPFTIPLSWFYLGFSAYVLARVGLESRFKTVNVWVRQVAAIALGAVLLTAWDIVLDFAMSQDAIRFWEWRQPGAFYGMPYQNFAGWMGTGVLFMTVASLFWGREPLPIKRSDLLLPLGIYLVNFVFGATITLSAGIWVPCILATALGLLPAIVLWRAAQPGATSASVSSLLLPQPAQVQSVQSAVASNADLPVPSPVSD
- the mdh gene encoding malate dehydrogenase → MTTVDARVSRSPQVTLIGSGNVGSALAQRILEKNLADVVLLDIVEGRPQGLALDLMEASGLEGHDRRIIGTNDYADTAGSDIVIIAAGLPRKPGMTRDDLAVTNAPIVTQATQRAIAQSPNALLIIITNPLDVMAHVAWQVSGLPAHRVMGMAGILDSARFQRFIAWELGVSVRSVTTLVLGGHGDQMVPLPRYSTVNGVPITELMDAATIERLVARTRDGGAEVVQLLKTGGAFYAPASSACRMVEAILHNQSSLLPISAYLQGEYGLNDLFIGVPCRLGGSGIEQIVELDLTKAELDALQASAIATRASFERLTCS